Part of the Dehalococcoidia bacterium genome, TATGGAATCACTTCAAGGGTCAAGACTGGAAGAGGAAATCTTTACGTAACTATCAATATGGCCGGAGATAAACCTTTCGAAATATTTACTACACATGGTAAAGCAGGTGGAAATGATGCAGCAATGGCTGAAGCCGTTTCAAGAGTATCATCTTTATGCCTTAGGTCAGGGCTAGATCCTAAAGAGATAATAGAACAGCTTAGAGGAATAACAGATATACCTGCGTGGGATGAAGGGAATTTGGTAAGATCAGTTCCAGATGCTTTAGCAATGGTACTTGAAAAAGTTGTATCTAATAATTCATCAAGTGTTATAAATGAGGCAACTCAAAAATCTATGTTTAGTATCAATAACAGCGAAAGTCAATCATCAATGATTACAGTTGATGAAAAAAAAAAAATAGTTAAAGACACTATTTCAGTTTCAGTGCCTGCTAATGCAGCTGCTTCTATGCAAAACTGTCCAGAATGTGACGTAGGTAATTTGGCATTTGAAGAGGGCTGTCAAAAATGCTATAGTTGTGGTTATTCTAAATGTTAATAAATTGAACTATACTAAAAAAAATAAGATTGCTATTACTTTAGGTGATCCTTCAGGCATTGGTCCTGAAGTTGTAGCAAAATCAATTAATCATCTTTCTAATCATAAGATGGATGTACCCATTATTATTGGAGATACTAAAACTGTAATAGAATCATTCAAGCTTATTGGATTAGAAATTCCAGTTATTGGTATAAAAAATCTTTCTGAAATAGATAATCAATCAAATTCTGTTTTTATTTTGGATAATAATAAATATTCAAATGAAAATTTTATAAAAGGGAAAAACTCTGTTGAGGCGGGAAAAGCTTCACATGAATGGGTTGAAATAGCTACAGATTTAGCGATAGAAAATAAAGTTGATGCTATATGTACAGCTCCTATAAATAAAGAAAGTTGGCAAATGGCAAGTTTCAAGGATATAGGACACCAAGAGATATTCAAGAGAAAAAGTAAATCTAATTATGTAGCTACAATGTTAGTTTCAGGAAAATTAAGATGTATGCATTTATCAACACACCTTTCTCTATCTAAAGCGTGTGAATATGTAACAACAGAAAATGTAGAGCGAGC contains:
- the pdxA gene encoding 4-hydroxythreonine-4-phosphate dehydrogenase PdxA, encoding MKRAVKNAIVVVILNVNKLNYTKKNKIAITLGDPSGIGPEVVAKSINHLSNHKMDVPIIIGDTKTVIESFKLIGLEIPVIGIKNLSEIDNQSNSVFILDNNKYSNENFIKGKNSVEAGKASHEWVEIATDLAIENKVDAICTAPINKESWQMASFKDIGHQEIFKRKSKSNYVATMLVSGKLRCMHLSTHLSLSKACEYVTTENVERAIRLTQKHFLEWGFSNPKIGVAALNPHASDGGLIGDTEEKEILPAIINCKNDGINASGPHPADSIFYDAINDKHDVVVVMYHDQGHIPIKVYGFEQSISVNLGLPFIRTSVDHGTAFDIAGENIADPTSMIEAITLANNLAYKSKL